The following are encoded together in the Poseidonibacter lekithochrous genome:
- a CDS encoding pyridoxine 5'-phosphate synthase, which translates to MLLGVNIDHIAVLREARKINDPNPLDALPICKLSGADQITIHLREDRRHIHDNDAKVIIEQSSLPVNLECSIDEEIIDIVCKLKPARATLVPEKREEVTTEGGLDVKGSYKKLQKAIKKLHEHEIEVSLFIDPNKEIIELSSKLKVEWIELHTGTFANVYAMLNSNLRNTHHSIKDLELSKKELSSKLDASIKEIKKSSKHAVKNNLKVAAGHGLNYQNVTLISTIKEIEELNIGQSIIARSVFTGLKDAIIDMKNLIK; encoded by the coding sequence TTGTTACTTGGCGTAAATATAGACCACATCGCAGTTTTAAGAGAAGCTAGAAAAATAAACGATCCAAACCCATTAGATGCACTACCTATTTGTAAACTATCAGGTGCTGACCAAATTACTATTCATTTAAGAGAAGACAGACGTCATATTCATGATAATGATGCAAAAGTAATTATTGAACAATCATCATTACCAGTAAACTTAGAGTGTTCTATTGATGAAGAAATCATTGATATTGTTTGTAAATTAAAACCAGCACGGGCTACACTTGTACCTGAAAAAAGGGAAGAAGTTACAACAGAGGGTGGACTTGATGTAAAAGGAAGTTATAAAAAACTTCAAAAAGCTATTAAAAAACTACATGAACATGAAATTGAAGTATCACTATTTATTGATCCAAATAAAGAGATTATTGAATTGTCTTCAAAATTAAAAGTTGAGTGGATTGAACTACATACAGGAACATTTGCAAATGTTTATGCAATGTTAAATTCAAATCTAAGAAATACACACCATAGTATTAAAGATTTAGAATTATCTAAAAAAGAGTTATCTTCAAAACTAGATGCTTCAATTAAAGAAATTAAAAAATCTTCTAAACATGCCGTTAAAAATAATTTAAAAGTAGCAGCGGGACATGGATTAAACTATCAAAATGTTACATTAATTTCTACAATTAAAGAAATAGAAGAGTTAAACATTGGGCAAAGTATAATTGCTAGATCAGTTTTCACTGGTTTAAAAGATGCAATTATAGATATGAAAAACTTAATTAAGTAA